One part of the Acinetobacter sp. XS-4 genome encodes these proteins:
- a CDS encoding MetQ/NlpA family ABC transporter substrate-binding protein, with amino-acid sequence MAQTASKKWLGVGLVVVVLFVALFFWNKHRQSGSNELVIGISPPFAKTLQAAADEAKQQGLNVKLVEFSDWNTPNITLNHGDIDANFFQHQPFLDNAIKETGFKLKAFAVGAASHVGLYSKKYKSFDELPQNARVVIPNDPVNQGRALLLLQQAKLITLKDSNNHLSALKDVVSNPKNLQFIEVEGPQTARAIDDVDLAFGYPHYLRLAKTADPESALLLDDNTNKRYAILFVVRDDYQDKGDKLKKFVEIYQNSPKVKAVLDAEIGPKLWFPGWK; translated from the coding sequence ATGGCTCAAACAGCCTCTAAAAAATGGCTAGGCGTAGGCTTAGTCGTTGTAGTCCTTTTTGTTGCTTTATTCTTTTGGAATAAACACCGTCAAAGTGGCTCAAATGAACTTGTAATTGGTATTAGCCCACCATTTGCAAAAACTTTACAAGCTGCTGCCGATGAAGCAAAGCAACAAGGTTTAAATGTGAAACTGGTCGAATTTTCTGACTGGAACACACCAAACATTACCTTAAATCATGGGGATATTGATGCGAACTTTTTCCAGCATCAACCTTTCTTAGACAATGCAATTAAAGAAACTGGCTTTAAATTAAAAGCATTTGCAGTAGGTGCAGCATCACATGTCGGACTTTATTCAAAGAAATATAAAAGCTTTGATGAATTGCCACAAAATGCACGCGTAGTCATTCCAAATGACCCAGTGAATCAAGGTCGTGCCCTACTACTTTTACAGCAAGCTAAATTAATTACACTTAAAGATTCAAACAACCATTTATCTGCACTCAAAGATGTTGTTTCAAATCCTAAAAACTTGCAATTCATCGAGGTTGAAGGACCACAAACGGCACGTGCAATTGATGATGTTGACTTAGCTTTTGGCTATCCACATTACTTGCGCTTAGCAAAAACAGCTGATCCTGAAAGCGCGCTTTTACTGGATGACAATACCAATAAACGTTATGCGATTTTGTTTGTAGTGCGTGACGACTATCAGGATAAAGGCGACAAATTAAAGAAATTTGTTGAGATTTATCAAAATTCGCCAAAAGTTAAAGCTGTTTTAGACGCTGAAATTGGGCCAAAACTTTGGTTCCCTGGCTGGAAGTAA
- a CDS encoding MetQ/NlpA family ABC transporter substrate-binding protein, whose product MAIQFKQHKPWLLGITIVIVVLGIAGYRYIKNKQPDDVLTIGISPPYAELLQSVANEVEKQGVHVKLVEFSDWRAPNVAVQNGDIDANFFQQSVFLRNAVKETGYDLHAFAVGSGSHVGLYSKKYKSLEDLPSQARVAIPNDPVNLARALILLHRAGLIQLKDSNNELSTTQDIIANPRQLSFVEVEGPQTAHAYNDVDLIFGFPHYLKMAKVTDPHSALFLDPIDKKYAILFVTRRDYQDKNQKLATFVKAFQNSKQAQDILDKDFGKGMWFQGWK is encoded by the coding sequence ATGGCTATTCAGTTCAAACAGCATAAACCTTGGTTACTCGGAATTACGATTGTTATCGTAGTTCTGGGTATCGCCGGTTACCGTTATATTAAAAATAAGCAACCCGATGATGTGTTAACAATTGGCATTAGCCCGCCTTATGCTGAACTATTACAAAGCGTTGCCAATGAAGTGGAAAAACAAGGCGTTCATGTCAAACTCGTTGAATTTTCTGACTGGCGAGCACCAAATGTTGCCGTACAAAACGGTGATATTGATGCAAACTTTTTCCAGCAAAGCGTATTTTTACGCAATGCCGTTAAGGAAACAGGCTATGACTTACATGCATTTGCCGTCGGTTCAGGAAGTCATGTAGGTTTATATTCAAAAAAATATAAATCACTTGAAGACTTACCTTCACAAGCACGTGTTGCTATTCCAAATGATCCAGTCAATTTAGCTCGCGCTTTAATTTTATTGCACCGCGCAGGCTTAATTCAGCTGAAAGATAGCAACAATGAGCTTTCAACCACTCAAGACATTATTGCTAATCCTAGACAGCTAAGCTTCGTTGAGGTTGAAGGCCCTCAAACAGCACATGCATATAACGATGTCGATTTAATTTTTGGCTTCCCTCACTACTTAAAAATGGCAAAGGTAACCGACCCACATAGCGCATTATTTTTAGATCCAATCGATAAAAAATATGCAATTTTGTTTGTGACCCGTCGCGATTACCAAGATAAGAACCAAAAACTTGCAACCTTTGTTAAAGCATTCCAGAACTCAAAACAAGCACAAGACATTCTGGATAAAGACTTTGGCAAAGGTATGTGGTTTCAAGGCTGGAAATAA
- a CDS encoding ATP-binding cassette domain-containing protein: MTMVSFGSQVDFSLPHIKIRGLNKFYQSQGQKLHALKEINLDIPQGKILGIIGKSGAGKSSLLRTLNGLEQVNAGSIHIHQQNIAELSHSELIQTRQRIGMIFQHFNLMSAKTVWENVALPLKVSNYNKTDIDQRVNEVLALVGLADKSGYYPSQLSGGQKQRVGIARALVHHPEILLCDEATSALDPESTATILALLKKINQELGLTIVLITHEMQVIREICDQVVVIDQGEIVEAGQVWSVFSRPEQQITQELLNLEQITLPFKISPLPDENSTHIIVKLKYEAEAHQVPDIQELLARFKAPVNLYQSQVDTIQGHIIGSLLVGIPNVEIDLSSIRQDALTAIAQFEVLGYARPAH; encoded by the coding sequence ATGACGATGGTGAGTTTTGGATCACAAGTTGATTTTTCTCTACCCCATATCAAAATTCGTGGTTTAAATAAGTTTTACCAATCGCAAGGTCAAAAACTGCATGCTTTAAAAGAGATTAACCTTGATATTCCTCAAGGTAAGATTTTAGGCATTATTGGTAAAAGTGGTGCGGGAAAATCTTCCCTACTCCGCACTTTAAATGGCTTAGAGCAAGTAAATGCAGGCAGTATTCATATTCATCAACAAAATATTGCTGAATTGAGTCATTCCGAGCTTATTCAAACACGCCAGCGAATTGGAATGATTTTCCAACATTTCAATTTAATGTCTGCAAAAACAGTTTGGGAAAATGTGGCTTTGCCCTTAAAAGTTTCCAATTACAACAAAACAGATATCGACCAACGTGTAAATGAAGTTCTGGCACTCGTAGGTCTTGCAGATAAGTCTGGCTATTATCCATCACAACTTTCAGGTGGGCAAAAGCAACGTGTCGGTATTGCACGTGCACTTGTTCACCACCCTGAAATTTTACTTTGCGATGAAGCAACCTCGGCACTTGATCCAGAGAGTACCGCCACTATTTTGGCTTTACTTAAAAAGATTAATCAGGAACTTGGTTTAACTATTGTTCTCATCACTCATGAAATGCAGGTCATTCGAGAAATTTGTGATCAAGTCGTGGTGATTGACCAAGGTGAAATTGTAGAAGCTGGACAAGTTTGGTCTGTGTTTTCACGACCAGAGCAACAGATTACTCAAGAATTGCTAAACCTTGAGCAGATTACCCTGCCTTTTAAAATCAGTCCTCTACCCGATGAAAATTCGACTCATATTATCGTAAAACTTAAATATGAAGCTGAAGCTCATCAGGTTCCAGATATTCAAGAATTACTTGCTCGATTTAAAGCGCCTGTCAATTTATATCAAAGTCAGGTCGATACGATTCAAGGGCATATTATTGGCTCACTCTTAGTCGGTATTCCTAATGTAGAAATTGATCTTTCATCTATACGACAAGATGCATTAACTGCAATTGCACAATTTGAGGTACTTGGCTATGCACGACCAGCTCATTGA
- a CDS encoding methionine ABC transporter permease, with the protein MHDQLIDLLITGTVDTLLMVGASAFIAFLIGLPIAVILVSTSEHGIHPSQKINQALGWVINITRSVPFLILMVALIPLTRWIVGTSYGVWAAIVPLTIAAIPFFARIAEVSLREVDQGLIEAAQAMGCNRKQIIWHVLLPEALPGIVAGFTVTIVTMINSSAIAGAIGAGGLGDIAYRYGYQRFDMQIMLAVIFVLIVLVMLIQATGDALAQQLDKRKV; encoded by the coding sequence ATGCACGACCAGCTCATTGATTTATTAATTACTGGAACTGTAGATACCTTACTCATGGTAGGTGCATCTGCTTTTATTGCTTTTTTAATTGGCTTACCAATTGCCGTCATTTTAGTCAGCACTTCAGAACATGGTATTCACCCTTCACAAAAGATTAATCAAGCTTTGGGTTGGGTCATTAACATTACTCGCTCTGTGCCTTTTCTTATTTTAATGGTTGCACTCATTCCACTTACTCGCTGGATTGTGGGTACGAGTTATGGCGTTTGGGCAGCTATTGTTCCATTGACCATTGCGGCAATTCCTTTCTTTGCCCGTATTGCAGAAGTCAGCTTACGCGAAGTCGATCAAGGCTTAATCGAAGCGGCTCAAGCAATGGGTTGTAACCGTAAACAAATTATTTGGCATGTGCTTTTGCCAGAGGCTCTACCGGGTATTGTGGCAGGCTTTACTGTGACTATTGTGACCATGATTAACTCCTCTGCGATTGCCGGTGCTATTGGTGCTGGCGGCTTAGGAGACATTGCTTATCGTTATGGTTATCAACGTTTTGATATGCAAATTATGTTGGCTGTGATTTTTGTGCTCATTGTTTTGGTGATGTTAATACAAGCGACAGGTGATGCATTAGCCCAGCAACTTGATAAACGTAAAGTTTAA
- the ychF gene encoding redox-regulated ATPase YchF produces the protein MGFNCGIVGLPNVGKSTLFNALTKAAIAAENFPFCTIEPNTGIVPVPDPRLDKLAAIVKPQRILPTTMEFVDIAGLVAGASKGEGLGNQFLANIRETDAIAHVVRCFEDENVIHVNGKIDPLDDIATINTELALADLETVAKAILRLTKVAKGGDKEAVATKAVLEKIQPLLDEGKPARAADLSDDERKLVRGFGLMTLKPTMYIANVAEDGFENNPHLEAVKKLASDENAIVVPLCNQIEAEISLLEDEDRAEFLEAMGMEEPGLNVVIRAGYALLGLQTYFTAGVQEVRAWTIKVGATAPQAAGVIHTDFEKGFIRAEVVAYDDFVQYNGENGAKEAGKWRLEGKTYVVQDGDVMHFRFNV, from the coding sequence ATGGGTTTTAATTGCGGTATTGTTGGTCTGCCAAACGTAGGGAAATCTACCCTTTTCAATGCATTAACGAAAGCAGCGATTGCAGCGGAAAACTTCCCTTTCTGTACCATTGAACCAAACACAGGTATTGTTCCTGTACCAGATCCACGTTTAGACAAACTTGCTGCGATTGTTAAACCACAGCGTATTTTGCCAACTACAATGGAATTTGTGGACATTGCAGGTCTTGTTGCTGGTGCATCAAAAGGTGAAGGCTTAGGTAACCAATTTCTTGCAAACATTCGTGAAACTGATGCAATCGCTCATGTTGTACGTTGTTTTGAAGATGAAAACGTAATTCACGTAAATGGTAAAATTGATCCATTAGACGACATCGCAACTATTAATACTGAACTTGCACTTGCCGATCTTGAAACTGTTGCTAAAGCAATTTTACGCTTAACTAAAGTTGCTAAAGGCGGTGACAAAGAAGCTGTAGCAACTAAAGCAGTTTTAGAAAAAATCCAACCTTTACTTGACGAAGGTAAACCAGCTCGCGCGGCTGATTTGTCTGATGACGAACGTAAATTAGTTCGTGGTTTTGGTTTAATGACTTTAAAACCAACCATGTATATTGCAAACGTTGCTGAAGATGGTTTTGAAAATAATCCTCATTTAGAAGCAGTTAAAAAACTTGCAAGCGACGAAAACGCAATTGTTGTTCCTCTTTGCAACCAGATCGAAGCTGAAATTTCATTATTAGAAGATGAAGACCGTGCTGAATTCTTAGAAGCAATGGGCATGGAAGAACCAGGCTTAAATGTGGTTATTCGTGCAGGTTATGCGCTTTTGGGTTTACAGACTTATTTCACTGCTGGTGTACAAGAAGTACGTGCATGGACAATAAAAGTTGGTGCAACCGCTCCTCAAGCAGCTGGTGTAATTCATACTGACTTCGAAAAAGGCTTTATCCGTGCTGAAGTTGTTGCATATGATGACTTCGTACAATACAACGGTGAAAACGGCGCTAAAGAAGCTGGTAAATGGCGTTTAGAAGGTAAAACTTACGTGGTTCAAGACGGCGATGTAATGCACTTCCGTTTCAACGTTTAA
- a CDS encoding Mpo1-like protein yields MSNLEQQLSKYAAYHLNHKNILTHFIGIPLIVFSILCLTARAGIDIGSFKLTLAMVLIAASTIYYFILDKVFGLLMLILLVAVYPLASQIAQLSLGEWLAASIGFFVVGWVFQFVGHYFEKKKPAFVDDVIGLAIGPLFVLAEFIFMLGFRKPLHARILQEARSKRETMDLSH; encoded by the coding sequence ATGTCGAATCTGGAGCAACAGCTTAGCAAATATGCGGCTTACCACCTAAATCATAAAAATATTTTGACGCATTTTATTGGTATTCCACTCATCGTGTTTTCAATTCTATGTTTAACAGCGAGAGCAGGAATTGATATTGGCAGTTTTAAATTGACTTTAGCCATGGTGTTGATTGCAGCTAGTACGATTTATTATTTTATTTTGGATAAAGTATTTGGTTTACTCATGCTGATTCTTTTAGTCGCTGTGTATCCACTGGCGAGCCAAATTGCCCAGTTATCTTTAGGAGAATGGTTGGCAGCAAGTATTGGTTTCTTTGTGGTGGGATGGGTCTTTCAGTTTGTTGGGCATTATTTCGAAAAGAAAAAACCAGCTTTTGTTGATGATGTGATTGGACTTGCGATAGGGCCGTTATTTGTATTGGCAGAATTTATTTTTATGCTGGGTTTCAGAAAGCCTTTGCATGCGCGTATTTTACAAGAGGCGCGTAGTAAACGAGAGACGATGGATCTTAGCCATTAA
- a CDS encoding Crp/Fnr family transcriptional regulator, with protein MDGPILDIIYINRLKENTWFSVLPEAFQNFILEHGKQRTFEKNSYVFRAQDMFDGIYTVLEGSISLGYVDVNGNEALSAIAEPIMWFGEISLIDHEPRSHDAIALKKSIVLHIPAKPLNELLKDNPYYWYYFARLTSQKLRYVFLEQIAIQTRSISQRLAQRLLFILEGYGNHVLIQDSQIHISQEQLANMLTTSRQTINHELSLLEKQKIIKIAFRKIEILDIEKLKVLAQAHS; from the coding sequence ATGGATGGCCCAATATTGGACATTATTTATATTAACCGATTAAAAGAAAACACATGGTTTAGTGTGCTTCCAGAAGCATTCCAAAACTTTATTCTAGAACATGGTAAACAAAGAACCTTTGAAAAAAACAGCTATGTTTTCCGTGCCCAAGATATGTTTGATGGCATTTATACTGTGCTTGAAGGCTCAATTAGTTTGGGTTATGTCGATGTAAATGGTAATGAAGCACTTTCTGCTATTGCTGAGCCAATTATGTGGTTTGGTGAAATATCGCTGATTGATCATGAACCACGTTCGCACGATGCAATTGCTTTGAAAAAAAGTATAGTTCTACATATTCCTGCGAAGCCCTTAAATGAATTACTCAAAGACAATCCATATTATTGGTATTATTTTGCTCGTTTAACCAGCCAAAAACTCAGGTACGTTTTCTTAGAACAGATTGCTATCCAAACACGCAGTATTTCTCAAAGGCTTGCTCAACGTCTTCTATTCATTTTAGAAGGTTATGGCAATCATGTTCTTATTCAAGATAGTCAAATTCATATTTCTCAAGAACAATTGGCAAATATGCTGACCACATCCAGACAGACAATTAATCATGAGCTGAGCTTGCTCGAAAAACAAAAGATCATCAAAATAGCTTTTAGAAAAATTGAAATTTTAGATATTGAGAAATTAAAAGTACTTGCTCAAGCCCATTCCTAG
- a CDS encoding AzlC family ABC transporter permease codes for MADQTATFWQGAKDSQAIVLTYLPVSFAFGVSASQFGFTPWEAFFLSCSMYAGASQFLVVALLASGSSIWLTALTVIALDIRHVLYGPALYNLIPGKLNLKKTAVWAWGLTDEVFASGMIQLSQRRQQWSESWMLGLSLFSWIAWATGSLLGGLFADQVAHLPKFLQAALDFLLPALFLSFLLAAFERKHSLVVAVSLVVSALSCYWINLSAAIFIGILSGILAGLFKHYVLKQQEEVEV; via the coding sequence ATGGCTGATCAAACGGCAACTTTTTGGCAAGGTGCCAAAGATAGTCAAGCTATCGTACTCACCTATTTACCCGTTTCTTTTGCCTTCGGTGTTTCTGCATCTCAGTTTGGTTTTACACCGTGGGAAGCTTTTTTCCTATCTTGCTCAATGTATGCGGGTGCCAGTCAGTTCTTAGTTGTTGCACTTTTAGCCAGTGGTTCATCTATCTGGTTAACTGCATTAACAGTCATTGCACTCGATATTCGCCATGTGCTTTATGGACCAGCTTTATATAATCTGATTCCAGGCAAATTAAATCTTAAAAAAACGGCGGTGTGGGCTTGGGGCTTAACCGATGAAGTTTTTGCCAGTGGAATGATCCAACTTTCACAGCGCAGACAACAATGGTCTGAGTCTTGGATGTTGGGCTTAAGTCTATTTAGTTGGATAGCTTGGGCAACTGGCTCATTGTTAGGAGGATTATTTGCTGATCAAGTCGCTCATCTTCCAAAATTTTTACAAGCAGCTTTAGACTTCTTATTACCTGCTTTATTTTTGAGTTTTTTATTGGCTGCTTTTGAACGCAAACATAGCCTTGTAGTCGCTGTATCTTTAGTCGTTTCAGCGTTGTCCTGCTATTGGATTAACCTATCTGCGGCTATTTTTATTGGCATTCTTTCAGGCATTTTAGCAGGCTTGTTTAAACATTATGTGTTAAAACAACAAGAAGAGGTCGAAGTTTAA
- the ygaH gene encoding L-valine transporter subunit YgaH has protein sequence MNLEIILVGIIVGIANFASRFGPFFVIQKLQGTQQRRGSVWLKIALGCIGISAISAMLVVATLPPLLENPDKSVAMLIGFLVLAGLYFKFKKIVLATLTAAIVYGLIYTYLPL, from the coding sequence ATGAATCTAGAGATTATTCTGGTCGGCATCATTGTTGGTATTGCTAATTTCGCCTCACGTTTTGGACCCTTCTTTGTTATACAAAAACTACAAGGTACACAGCAAAGACGCGGTTCAGTCTGGCTAAAAATTGCTTTGGGATGCATTGGTATATCTGCAATTAGTGCCATGCTTGTTGTTGCCACTCTTCCACCACTTCTTGAAAATCCAGATAAAAGTGTAGCTATGCTCATCGGTTTTTTGGTTTTAGCAGGTCTTTATTTTAAATTTAAGAAAATTGTTCTGGCAACGTTAACTGCCGCAATTGTTTATGGCCTGATCTATACTTATTTACCTTTATAA
- a CDS encoding tautomerase family protein, with protein MSQVKIYANEQTIMQYRELLSHAIHQALIEELKYPVEKRFQRFISLKPGNFIYPSDRSQHYIIIELSMFSGRSAATKKQLIQTLFRNIEEQCKIAPQDIEITIFETPKENWGIRGKNADELLLNYQVNI; from the coding sequence ATGTCACAAGTTAAAATTTACGCCAATGAACAAACGATTATGCAGTATCGAGAATTGCTTTCTCATGCAATCCATCAAGCACTCATTGAAGAATTGAAATATCCTGTTGAAAAAAGATTTCAACGTTTTATCAGTCTTAAGCCTGGAAATTTTATCTATCCTTCTGACCGCAGCCAACACTACATTATTATCGAACTTTCGATGTTTTCGGGACGTAGCGCAGCCACGAAGAAACAACTCATTCAAACGTTATTTCGCAATATCGAAGAACAATGCAAAATAGCACCTCAAGATATTGAAATTACGATTTTTGAAACCCCTAAAGAAAATTGGGGTATCCGTGGCAAAAATGCAGATGAGTTACTTTTAAATTATCAAGTTAATATCTAA
- the purT gene encoding formate-dependent phosphoribosylglycinamide formyltransferase, translated as MIRMSVTLGTPLQSSAFKVLLLGSGELGKEVVISLQRLGVEVHAADRYDHAPAMQIAHFSYVLNMANPTELKQLIEKIKPNLIVPEIEAIATEVLLEIEASQTATVIPSAKAVNLTMNREGIRRLAAEELGLPTSAYRFADSLESFRAASDDIGYPNFVKPVMSSSGKGQSRVKSFDEVDTAWEYAMQGGRVNQGTVIIESQIDFDFEITLLTVRAKNPETGEIETHYCDPIGHRQDAGDYVESWQPQPMTAAALEEAKRIANKVTIALGGCGIFGVELFIKGDKVWFSEVSPRPHDTGLVTLASQFQSEFELHARAILGLPVNTARHSVAASAVIYAGVDANNLSYSGLNTALANPNTDLRLFGKPEGFKRRRMGVATARAENTDLARTLAKETADQVSVKTNS; from the coding sequence ATGATTCGCATGAGCGTGACACTCGGTACCCCCCTTCAATCTTCTGCATTTAAAGTTTTATTGTTAGGTTCAGGAGAACTTGGCAAAGAAGTTGTAATTTCTTTACAACGCCTTGGTGTAGAAGTACATGCAGCCGACCGTTATGATCATGCGCCAGCCATGCAAATTGCACATTTTTCTTATGTGTTAAATATGGCTAACCCAACTGAGTTAAAACAGCTCATCGAGAAAATTAAACCGAATTTAATTGTTCCAGAAATTGAAGCCATCGCTACAGAAGTTTTGCTTGAAATTGAAGCGAGCCAAACTGCAACTGTTATTCCTTCTGCTAAAGCTGTAAACCTGACTATGAACCGTGAAGGCATTCGTCGTCTTGCGGCTGAAGAACTTGGTTTACCTACTTCTGCTTACCGCTTTGCTGACTCACTAGAAAGCTTCCGCGCTGCTTCTGATGATATTGGTTATCCAAACTTTGTAAAACCAGTAATGTCATCTTCTGGTAAAGGTCAGTCTCGTGTAAAAAGTTTCGATGAAGTCGATACCGCTTGGGAATATGCGATGCAAGGTGGTCGTGTTAACCAAGGTACGGTCATCATTGAATCTCAAATTGATTTTGATTTTGAAATTACATTACTTACCGTTCGTGCTAAAAATCCTGAAACTGGCGAAATCGAAACTCACTACTGCGACCCAATTGGTCACCGTCAAGATGCTGGTGATTATGTAGAAAGCTGGCAGCCTCAACCAATGACTGCGGCTGCACTTGAAGAAGCAAAACGTATTGCAAATAAAGTGACAATAGCACTTGGTGGCTGTGGTATTTTTGGTGTAGAACTGTTTATTAAAGGCGACAAGGTCTGGTTCAGTGAAGTTTCACCGCGCCCGCATGATACTGGCCTAGTGACTCTAGCATCACAATTTCAAAGCGAATTTGAACTGCATGCTCGTGCAATTTTAGGATTACCAGTGAACACAGCTCGCCATAGTGTTGCTGCTAGTGCAGTGATTTATGCAGGGGTCGATGCCAATAACTTAAGCTACAGCGGCTTAAATACAGCATTAGCCAACCCAAATACCGACCTACGCCTGTTTGGTAAACCAGAAGGTTTCAAACGACGTCGTATGGGTGTGGCAACTGCTCGTGCAGAAAATACTGATCTTGCTCGTACTTTAGCGAAAGAAACCGCTGATCAAGTAAGCGTAAAAACCAACTCTTAA